From a single Nicotiana tomentosiformis chromosome 2, ASM39032v3, whole genome shotgun sequence genomic region:
- the LOC104117691 gene encoding uncharacterized protein, whose product MVKVRMNTADVAAEVKCLRRLIGMRCSNVYDLSPKTYVFKLMNSSGVTESGESEKVLLLMESGVRLHTTDYLRDKSNTPSGFTLKLRKHIRTRRLEDVRQLGYDRIVLFQFGLGANAHYVILELYAQGNILLTDSDFMVMTLLRSHRDDDKGLAIMSRHRYPVEICRVFKRTTTEKLQAALMSSAETDKNEGVEDNEQGNDGSDALQQKQGNRKNIKATDSTKKMIDGVRAKSPTLKVVLGEALGYGPALSEHIILDAGLVPNAKIGKGFELEGEMLHSLIEAVKQFEDWLEDIILGEKVPEGYILMQQKALSKKDSSMCNNGASEKMYDEFCPLLLNQFKSRDFMKFEAFNAALDEFYSKIESQRSEQQQKAKESTAMQKLNKIRTDQENRVVTLKQEVEHCIKTAELIEYNLEDVDAAILAVRVALANGMSWEDLARMVKEEKRSGNPVAGLIDKLHLERNCMTLLLSNNLDEMDDDEKTQPVDKVEVDLALSAHANARRWYEMKKRQESKQEKTVTAHEKAFKAAERKTRLQLSQEKTVAVISHMRKVHWFEKFNWFVSSENYLVISGRDAQQNEMIVKRYMSKGDLYVHAELHGASSTVIKSHKPEMPIPPLTLNQAGCFTVCQSQAWDSKIVTSAWWVYPNQVSKTAPTGEYLTVGSFMIRGKKNFLPPHPLIMGFGILFRLDESSLGFHLNERRVRGEEEGLNDAEQSDPSLAIPDSDSEEELSMETSVDKDITDVPNDRSSVAGTSYEVQSNSLLSISDDKVTNSHNSSVKVNSINNDGLSDSLGIMATSGTSQLEDLIDRALEIGSSTASTKNHGVPPLLGSAGQQDNEEKKVTQREKPYITKAERRKLKKGSDSTEGAPARQEKQSEKNQKAQKQCDEDVNNSKSGGGKVIRGQKGKLKKIKEKYADQDEEERRIRMALLASAGKVEKVDQTIQSEKVDAEPDKGAKATTGPKDASKICYKCKKVGHLSRDCQENSDESLQSTANGGDGHSLTSAGNAANDRDRIVMEEEDIHEIGEEEKEKLNDVDYLTGNPLPNDILLYAVPVCGPYNALQSYKYRVKLVPGTVKKGKAAKTAMNLFSHMPEATSREKELMKACTDPELVAAVKGNVKITSAGLTQLKQKQKKSKKSNKAES is encoded by the exons ATGGTGAAGGTGCGAATGAACACCGCGGATGTGGCCGCAGAAGTCAAATGCTTGCGCCGCTTAATCGGAATGCGTTGTTCCAACGTTTATGATCTTTCCCCAAAG ACTTATGTGTTTAAGCTAATGAACAGCAGTGGAGTTACTGAATCAGGGGAGAGTGAGAAGGTTTTATTGCTCATGGAAAGTGGCGTTCGTTTGCATACCACTGATTATCTTCG GGACAAAAGTAACACTCCATCCGGATTTACGCTTAAATTGAGGAAGCATATAAGGACAAGAAGGCTGGAGGATGTGCGGCAACTTGGTTATGACAGG ATTGTTCTCTTTCAGTTTGGACTAGGTGCCAATGCTCATTATGTTATATTAGAACTATATGCCCAAGGAAATATACTCCTTACGGATTCTGACTTCATGGTTATGACTCTCCTACGGTCACACAG GGATGACGATAAAGGTCTTGCTATCATGTCTCGTCATCGATATCCAGTTGAAATATGCCGTGTCTTTAAGCGCACGACTACTGAAAAGTTGCAGGCAGCCTTGATGTCTTCAGCCGAGACCGATAAAAATGAAGGCGTGGAAGATAATGAACAGGGGAATGATGGATCTGATGCACTTCAACAAAAGCAGGGTAACCGAAAAAACATAAAAGCTACTGATTCTACTAAAAAAATGATTGATGGTGTTCGTGCAAAGTCACCGACATTGAAGGTGGTTCTTGGAGAGGCACTAGGTTATGGTCCGGCACTTTCTGAGCACATTATTTTGGATGCTGGTTTAGTTCCAAATGCAAAGATTGGCAAAGGTTTTGAATTAGAAGGCGAGATGCTTCATTCTCTGATAGAGGCGGTTAAGCAGTTTGAAGACTGGCTGGAAGACATTATACTGGGTGAGAAAGTTCCGGAAGGCTACATCTTAATGCAGCAAAAAGCTTTGTCTAAAAAGGACTCCAGCATGTGTAATAATGGAGCTTCTGAGAAG ATGTATGATGAATTCTGCCCACTGTTATTGAATCAATTTAAGTCTCGGGATTTTATGAAGTTTGAGGCATTTAATGCTGCATTGGATGAGTTCTATAGTAAGATTGAAAGTCAACGTTCAGAACAACAGCAAAAAGCTAAAGAAAGCACTGCAATGCAGAAACTTAATAAGATCCGCACTGACCAG GAAAACCGTGTAGTAACATTAAAACAAGAAGTTGAACATTGTATTAAGACGGCAGAATTGATAGAATACAATTTGGAAGATGTTGATGCTGCTATCTTAGCAGTACGTGTAGCTCTTGCCAATGGAATGAGTTGGGAAGATTTGGCTCGAATGGTGAAAGAGGAGAAGAGATCTGGAAATCCTGTAGCGGGACTTATTGACAAGCTCCATCTTGAAAGAAACTGCATGACTTTGCTCTTGAGCAACAATCTTGATGAAATGGATGATGATGAAAAAACACAACCAGTCGACAAG GTTGAAGTGGATCTTGCACTTTCAGCCCATGCAAATGCGCGACGGTGGTATGAAATGAAGAAAAGACAGGAAAGCAAGCAAGAGAAAACTGTAACTGCACATGAAAAAGCTTTCAAGGCTGCTGAGAGAAAGACACGTCTTCAGCTATCTCAG GAAAAGACGGTTGCTGTGATTTCGCATATGCGCAAAGTTCACTGGTTTGAGAAATTTAATTGGTTCGTCAGCAGTGAGAATTATCTAGTCATAAGTGGACGTGATGCACAACAGAATGAGATGATAGTCAAGCGATACATGTCCAAAGGAGATCT GTACGTACATGCAGAGCTCCATGGAGCTTCCAGCACTGTGATCAAGAGTCACAAACCTGAGATGCCAATACCTCCTCTCACATTGAACCAAGCTGGGTGCTTCACT GTTTGCCAAAGCCAGGCATGGGACTCAAAGATAGTGACTAGTGCTTGGTGGGTTTATCCAAACCAGGTCAGTAAAACTGCTCCGACAGGTGAATATCTTACTGTTGGCAGTTTCATGATCCGTGGTAAAAAGAATTTTCTTCCGCCACACCCTCTTATTATGGGCTTTGGAATATTATTTCGCCTGGATGAAAGTTCTTTGGGGTTTCACTTGAATGAAAGGAGGGTTAGAGGTGAAGAGGAAGGATTAAATGATGCTGAACAAAGTGACCCATCCTTAGCAATTCCTGATTCCGACTCTGAGGAGGAGTTGTCAATGGAAACCTCTGTAGATAAAGATATCACAGATGTGCCAAATGATAGGTCAAGTGTTGCGGGCACTTCTTATGAAGTTCAATCTAATAGCCTATTGAGCATCTCTGATGATAAAGTTACCAATTCACACAACTCTTCTGTTAAAGTTAATAGCATAAACAATGATGGTCTATCTGATTCTTTGGGGATAATGGCTACTTCTGGGACATCACAGCTGGAGGATCTTATTGATAGAGCTCTCGAAATTGGATCTTCTACTGCATCTACTAAAAACCATGGGGTCCCTCCTCTATTAGGATCTGCAGGGCAGCAAGATAATGAAGAAAAAAAAGTAACACAGAGAGAAAAGCCTTATATTACAAAAGCGGAAAGAAGAAAGCTTAAGAAAGGCAGTGATAGCACTGAGGGTGCACCCGCTAGGCAAGAGAAGCAGTCAGAGAAAAACCAGAAGGCTCAGAAGCAGTGTGATGAAGATGTAAACAATTCTAAGTCTGGTGGAGGAAAAGTCATTCGCGGGCAAAAGGGTAAACTTAAGAAGATAAAGGAGAAATATGCAGATCAGGATGAGGAGGAGCGACGTATTCGGATGGCTCTGCTGGCG TCTGCTGGAAAAGTAGAAAAGGTTGATCAAACAATCCAGAGTGAAAAGGTTGATGCAGAGCCAGATAAGGGAGCAAAAGCTACTACTG GGCCTAAAGATGCTTCAAAAATATGTTACAAGTGTAAGAAGGTGGGTCATCTCTCTCGGGATTGTCAGGAAAATTCAGATGAGAGTCTGCAAAGTACAGCAAATGGAGGGGATGGTCATTCTTTAACCAGTGCAGGTAATGCTGCTAATGACAGGGACAGGATAGTCATGGAGGAGGAGGATATTCATGAGATTGgtgaagaagagaaagaaaaattAAATGATGTGGACTACTTGACTGGAAATCCATTGCCAAATGATATTCTACTATATGCTGTGCCCGTCTGTGGTCCTTATAATGCTCTACAATCCTACAAATATCGTGTGAAATTAGTTCCAGGCACTGTTAAGAAAGGAAAAG CGGCGAAGACAGCCATGAATTTGTTCAGTCACATGCCCGAGGCTACGAGCAGAGAAAAGGAATTGATGAAGGCATGCACAGATCCTGAGCTTGTTGCTGCAGTTAAAGGTAATGTCAAAATCACATCTGCAGGCCTTACTCAGCTGAagcaaaaacaaaagaaaagcaAGAAGTCGAACAAAGCAGAAAGCTAG